Proteins from a single region of Chryseobacterium sp. T16E-39:
- a CDS encoding glycosyltransferase has protein sequence MKVSVALCTYNGEKYLSQQLDTILDQTLLPDELIVCDDGSSDRTIEILNDYQKKYPQIKIFRSENNLGFIKNFEKAIFLCTHEIIIISDQDDVWSKDKVEETVRFFNNNPQFDGVFHDLQLMDGETIQPSYLNWKHITYDDVIKDIQRNNLFVSLVNKGSFILGCALAVRKTALEKYKIRNFPIAHDYFIVQKLSIKNKLGFIPKALSTYRLHPGQVYGLRYKSEENQNTENISKSQQYFKDHVWPYLKAIERFQEINPEEELNKTEIYSLFIKYRNLYLNTMNFVDKKIYMAKCIRHKYLDLKLTDLFII, from the coding sequence ATGAAAGTATCAGTAGCATTATGCACCTATAATGGAGAAAAATATTTATCACAGCAGTTAGATACAATTCTGGATCAAACTCTGCTGCCTGATGAACTTATTGTTTGTGATGATGGATCTTCTGACCGGACAATTGAAATTCTTAATGACTATCAGAAAAAATATCCTCAGATAAAAATATTCAGGAGTGAAAATAATCTGGGATTTATAAAAAATTTCGAAAAAGCAATATTTCTTTGTACTCATGAAATCATTATCATCAGTGATCAGGATGATGTTTGGAGCAAGGACAAGGTAGAGGAAACTGTTCGTTTTTTCAATAACAATCCGCAATTCGACGGAGTATTCCATGATTTACAATTAATGGATGGCGAAACCATACAACCATCATATTTAAACTGGAAACATATCACTTATGATGACGTTATTAAAGATATCCAGAGAAATAATCTTTTTGTTTCCCTCGTTAATAAGGGCAGCTTTATCTTAGGTTGTGCACTTGCTGTAAGAAAGACGGCTTTGGAAAAATATAAGATTAGAAATTTCCCTATTGCCCACGATTATTTTATCGTTCAAAAATTAAGTATTAAAAATAAATTGGGATTTATTCCTAAAGCTTTATCTACTTACAGATTACATCCCGGACAGGTATATGGTTTAAGATATAAATCCGAAGAAAATCAAAACACAGAAAATATTTCAAAGAGTCAGCAATATTTCAAGGACCATGTCTGGCCCTATTTAAAGGCTATCGAAAGATTCCAGGAAATAAATCCTGAAGAAGAATTAAACAAAACTGAAATATATTCATTATTCATTAAATACAGGAATTTGTATTTAAATACAATGAATTTCGTTGATAAAAAAATATACATGGCGAAATGTATCCGTCATAAATATTTAGATCTTAAGTTGACTGATTTATTCATAATCTAA
- the asnB gene encoding asparagine synthase (glutamine-hydrolyzing), which produces MCGIAGIVAQNARNYASEIKKMTDALVHRGPDSSDHEFYEKVALGHRRLSIIDLSENGKQPMFSNNKNECIVLNGEIYGYLDIKKKHPEYPYHGSSDTEVILAMYQRKQEHLIHDLPGMFAFAIWDDEKQQLFCARDRFGEKPFFYAIGDNGEFIFASEIKAILASGLIHPKVNSEALSHYLQYGYVNTYQSIYSNIFTLPPAHQLIWKNGRHEVSRYYSLPSKDRHISLSDAKEEFLYLLKNAVKKQLIADVEVGSFLSGGLDSSSIVALVNEFLPKQTTISFGYDHKDSELKYAKEIAEKYQTNHIEVHEKKQDIAASLLKVSPFLDEPFENISYIPHYEICRNAKKSLTVVLSGDVGDELFGGYHFYKVENQLRNHFSYKNMIAQFGLKLYQKFRETSFVTQKNLQYSSILDFHQNSVRTAFNKKEKSLLGILVDYQQPYSFTPDPNSLNDIMRVDMENYVPGDMMMKSDRMAMANSLEVRTPFLDIDFAEFCIQLPEQLKLENDNDKIILRETMGAYWTETIRNRHKQGFGMSVKTWFEEDTMMSLSNDLLKDPNQKVFNYIDFNNTQKFLNKDNKHWNLLQLALWAHNNQSVL; this is translated from the coding sequence ATGTGCGGAATAGCCGGAATAGTAGCTCAAAACGCTAGAAATTATGCCAGTGAAATCAAAAAAATGACTGATGCTTTAGTACATCGCGGTCCGGATTCTTCAGATCATGAATTTTATGAAAAAGTAGCTTTAGGGCATCGCAGGCTTTCAATTATAGACCTTTCAGAAAATGGGAAACAACCCATGTTTTCAAATAATAAAAATGAATGTATTGTACTGAACGGTGAAATTTATGGATACTTGGATATTAAAAAAAAGCATCCCGAATATCCCTATCATGGAAGCTCCGATACAGAAGTAATTTTGGCGATGTATCAAAGAAAACAGGAACATCTGATTCATGATCTACCTGGAATGTTTGCTTTCGCTATTTGGGACGATGAAAAACAACAATTATTCTGTGCCAGAGATCGTTTTGGAGAAAAACCGTTCTTTTATGCCATTGGAGATAATGGTGAATTTATCTTTGCTTCAGAAATTAAAGCCATTCTTGCTTCAGGTTTAATTCATCCAAAGGTAAATTCCGAAGCTTTATCCCATTATCTGCAATATGGATATGTGAACACCTATCAGAGCATTTACAGCAATATTTTTACACTTCCTCCCGCGCATCAATTAATCTGGAAAAATGGCAGACATGAAGTTTCCCGTTATTACAGTTTACCCTCAAAAGATAGGCACATAAGCTTATCAGATGCAAAGGAAGAGTTTTTGTACCTTCTAAAAAACGCTGTTAAAAAACAGCTTATTGCAGATGTAGAAGTCGGCAGTTTCTTAAGTGGTGGACTGGACTCTTCTTCTATTGTTGCATTAGTAAATGAGTTCTTGCCTAAACAAACTACAATCAGTTTCGGGTATGATCATAAAGATAGTGAACTCAAATACGCAAAGGAAATTGCTGAGAAATACCAAACTAATCATATTGAAGTTCACGAGAAAAAACAGGATATCGCTGCTTCACTTCTAAAAGTCTCTCCGTTCTTGGATGAGCCTTTTGAAAATATATCCTATATCCCACACTATGAAATTTGTAGAAATGCAAAAAAAAGCCTTACAGTGGTGCTTTCAGGAGATGTAGGTGACGAGTTATTTGGCGGTTATCATTTTTATAAGGTCGAAAATCAATTGCGTAATCATTTTAGCTATAAAAACATGATCGCTCAATTTGGATTAAAGCTTTATCAAAAGTTTAGGGAAACGTCATTTGTTACCCAAAAGAATTTGCAGTATTCTTCCATTCTCGACTTTCATCAGAATTCTGTAAGAACTGCATTTAATAAAAAAGAAAAAAGCTTGCTAGGAATTCTGGTGGATTATCAGCAACCTTACAGTTTCACACCCGATCCTAACTCATTGAACGACATTATGAGAGTGGATATGGAAAACTATGTTCCGGGAGATATGATGATGAAATCGGACAGGATGGCAATGGCGAATTCACTGGAGGTAAGAACTCCATTTCTCGATATCGATTTTGCAGAATTTTGTATACAATTACCCGAACAGCTAAAACTGGAGAATGACAATGATAAAATTATACTTCGCGAAACGATGGGAGCATATTGGACTGAAACAATTAGAAACCGTCATAAGCAAGGATTTGGGATGAGCGTTAAAACCTGGTTTGAAGAAGATACGATGATGAGTCTTTCCAATGATCTGCTTAAAGACCCTAACCAAAAAGTCTTCAATTATATTGATTTTAACAACACCCAAAAATTTCTGAATAAGGATAATAAACATTGGAATTTGTTGCAACTTGCTCTTTGGGCGCATAACAATCAATCTGTACTCTAA
- a CDS encoding glycosyltransferase family 2 protein, with protein MKISVVIPVYNAENYVSEAVESALRQDEVFEVILIEDKSPDQSLQVCQKLSAHYDRVKLYQHPDKENHGAGPSRNLGIEKSTGDFIAFLDADDYYLSNRFDAERQLFNNPKVEGVYGALGVHYYSEKAKEQYYSLFKDSLTTVYKKHEPKEVFPGLIHMLGSFGLFSLDGLTVRRASLMRKVDPLFKPMKLHEDTEFLFRLSYYLDLYPGIIDEAIAMRGVHESNRITKVDSNKMKPSISRVILWNEAYNWAKNEKTIPENVKTHIKRMQRSFEIANAPTLKKWAMIIKYLFTDYKSIKSGLYNINFRYSLIS; from the coding sequence ATGAAAATCTCAGTAGTCATTCCTGTTTATAACGCTGAAAACTATGTCTCAGAGGCTGTAGAATCTGCCTTGAGGCAAGATGAAGTATTTGAGGTGATTCTGATTGAAGATAAGTCACCGGATCAATCCCTGCAGGTTTGTCAAAAATTATCTGCACACTATGATCGGGTAAAACTGTATCAGCATCCAGATAAAGAAAATCATGGTGCCGGTCCAAGCCGAAATCTTGGAATAGAGAAATCTACGGGAGATTTCATTGCTTTTTTAGATGCGGATGACTATTATCTGTCCAATCGTTTTGATGCCGAAAGACAGCTTTTCAATAATCCGAAAGTCGAAGGAGTTTACGGGGCTCTCGGTGTACATTATTATTCTGAAAAGGCAAAAGAACAATATTATAGTTTGTTTAAAGACTCACTTACTACCGTATATAAAAAACACGAGCCTAAAGAGGTTTTTCCAGGATTAATTCACATGCTGGGCAGCTTTGGGCTTTTTAGCCTGGATGGATTAACTGTAAGGAGAGCATCACTGATGAGGAAGGTAGATCCATTATTCAAACCAATGAAACTCCATGAAGACACAGAGTTTTTATTTCGGCTGTCCTATTATCTTGATTTGTACCCGGGGATCATTGACGAAGCAATTGCTATGCGGGGAGTACATGAGAGCAATAGAATTACCAAAGTAGATTCTAATAAGATGAAACCTTCCATTTCAAGAGTTATCCTCTGGAATGAAGCCTATAATTGGGCAAAAAATGAGAAGACCATTCCTGAAAATGTCAAAACCCATATCAAAAGAATGCAGCGTAGTTTTGAGATCGCCAATGCACCTACATTAAAAAAATGGGCCATGATCATAAAATATTTATTTACAGATTACAAAAGCATAAAATCTGGATTATATAATATCAACTTCAGGTACTCATTAATTTCATAA
- a CDS encoding glycosyltransferase family 2 protein encodes MLEISVIIPVYNAAEFLEKSVQSALQFEEVKEVILVEDKSTDHSLEICQRLASQNLKIILFQHPDKENHGAAASRNLGITKSTGNFIAFLDADDYYLPNRFDAEKEIFNGPTIEGIFGAIGIEYLTEKGKQEFQSKFNDTHLTTVNYPAEGEEVFKGLLGLTAKTFGTFFHLNALTIRRASIEKNHLQFNEILRVHQDSDFIIKLAYLCHLKSGIIDQAVAIRGIHDDNRITKIIKYSPQYNQRQLLFWKSLNDWANQLKIASEYKEKIYLRYKSFDLSQKTGVTKYYNIFIEAIKNPNILKTQYRFNYQK; translated from the coding sequence ATGCTTGAAATCTCTGTTATTATTCCGGTATATAATGCTGCTGAGTTTTTAGAAAAATCAGTGCAGTCAGCATTACAGTTTGAAGAAGTTAAAGAGGTTATTTTAGTGGAAGATAAATCAACCGATCATTCACTTGAAATCTGTCAAAGATTAGCCTCTCAAAATTTAAAAATTATCCTTTTCCAGCATCCGGATAAAGAAAATCATGGCGCTGCAGCTTCGAGAAATCTGGGAATTACAAAATCAACCGGAAATTTTATTGCATTTTTAGATGCCGATGATTATTATTTACCGAATCGTTTTGATGCTGAAAAAGAAATATTTAATGGCCCTACAATCGAAGGTATTTTTGGGGCGATTGGTATAGAGTATTTAACTGAAAAAGGAAAGCAGGAGTTTCAATCCAAATTTAATGATACGCACCTTACCACAGTGAACTATCCTGCTGAAGGTGAAGAGGTTTTCAAAGGACTTTTAGGACTGACAGCCAAAACTTTTGGCACATTTTTTCACCTTAACGCATTAACTATAAGAAGAGCTTCTATTGAAAAAAATCATTTGCAATTCAATGAAATTCTTCGGGTCCATCAGGATTCAGACTTTATTATTAAATTAGCTTATCTCTGTCATCTGAAGTCAGGCATTATCGATCAGGCTGTAGCGATACGGGGAATACATGATGATAACAGGATTACTAAAATTATAAAATATTCTCCTCAATACAACCAGAGGCAGCTTCTGTTCTGGAAATCTTTGAATGATTGGGCAAATCAGCTAAAGATCGCTTCTGAATATAAAGAAAAGATCTATTTAAGATACAAATCCTTCGATTTATCCCAGAAAACCGGAGTAACAAAATATTATAATATCTTTATTGAGGCAATTAAAAATCCTAACATATTAAAAACACAATATCGATTTAACTATCAAAAATAG
- a CDS encoding glycosyltransferase family 2 protein, translated as MPKIYFIIVTYNAMKWAERCFTSLRQSSIPIQCIVIDNGSTDNTQEYIQSNFPEIDFIQSSENLGFGKANNIGIEKAYKEGADFFYLMNQDAWIYPDSLEKLLGVYNNHPNHEEIGIISPMHVDGSEKYLDIFLDKYIAQNCEKTRLISDLYFQTLKPFYELNFINAAHWLLPKKTIEVVGGFNPYFFHYGEDIEYTNRLLFHKKKTILVPGSKVVHDGIQSLNKIDYNKYKNLRIETNIINPGLPDAPRLEKKSLKQSIVKNLITGNFHTYKRLSQKYKEVFGEEKKLIEIRNKVTQVGPTFLNL; from the coding sequence ATGCCTAAGATTTATTTTATTATTGTTACTTATAATGCCATGAAATGGGCAGAACGATGTTTTACCAGCTTAAGACAATCTTCCATTCCCATACAATGCATCGTCATAGATAATGGATCTACTGATAATACACAGGAGTATATACAATCAAATTTTCCTGAAATTGATTTCATCCAGTCTTCAGAAAATTTAGGCTTTGGTAAGGCCAATAATATCGGAATTGAAAAAGCATATAAAGAGGGTGCCGATTTTTTTTATCTGATGAACCAGGATGCCTGGATATATCCGGACAGTCTCGAAAAGCTTCTGGGAGTATATAATAACCATCCCAATCATGAAGAAATTGGAATTATAAGCCCAATGCATGTAGATGGTTCAGAAAAGTATCTGGATATCTTTTTAGACAAATACATCGCCCAGAACTGCGAGAAAACAAGGTTAATATCAGATCTTTATTTTCAGACACTTAAACCTTTCTATGAACTCAATTTTATAAATGCCGCGCATTGGCTTCTTCCTAAAAAAACGATAGAAGTCGTGGGCGGATTCAACCCTTACTTCTTTCATTATGGTGAGGATATTGAATATACAAACAGACTGCTATTTCATAAAAAGAAAACGATTCTGGTTCCAGGTAGTAAAGTGGTACATGATGGTATACAATCCTTGAACAAAATAGATTACAACAAATATAAAAATCTACGCATTGAAACCAATATCATTAACCCTGGTCTCCCTGATGCTCCAAGATTAGAAAAGAAATCTCTCAAACAAAGTATTGTCAAAAACCTTATTACCGGAAATTTCCACACATACAAAAGACTATCTCAAAAGTATAAAGAAGTTTTTGGTGAAGAAAAAAAATTAATTGAAATACGAAATAAAGTAACACAAGTAGGACCCACCTTTCTGAATTTGTAA
- a CDS encoding NAD(P)-dependent oxidoreductase, whose product MIIGTGLIANSLRNIDTNEIVYFASGVSNSLETKEAEFKREFSLLSNVLENNKDKKIIYFSTLSVQDQSKQNSHYVLHKLEMENYIKDNSDNYLILRIGNIVGKGGNPNTLFNFLKTKIKDNGKFILHRNARRLLLDIDDISNFLDSTCRPIKNETINFAYPYYYNLKEIISAIEEKINKKAVYDEEDEGDFYKVLFDDSTDTFFSGIQSDDYLRILTEKYI is encoded by the coding sequence ATGATCATAGGAACAGGACTTATTGCCAATTCATTAAGGAATATTGATACAAATGAAATCGTATACTTTGCATCGGGAGTTTCAAATTCGCTTGAAACCAAAGAAGCAGAATTCAAAAGAGAATTCAGCCTTTTAAGCAATGTCCTTGAAAATAATAAAGATAAAAAAATCATCTATTTCTCAACATTAAGTGTTCAGGACCAGTCGAAACAGAATAGTCATTATGTCCTGCACAAACTTGAAATGGAAAACTATATCAAAGACAATTCTGACAACTACCTTATCTTAAGGATTGGAAATATCGTAGGAAAAGGAGGAAATCCGAATACTCTTTTTAATTTTTTAAAGACAAAAATTAAAGATAACGGAAAATTTATACTGCATCGGAATGCAAGAAGACTATTACTGGACATTGATGATATTTCTAATTTTTTAGATAGTACGTGCAGGCCTATAAAGAATGAGACCATCAACTTTGCCTACCCTTATTATTATAATTTAAAGGAAATTATCTCTGCGATAGAGGAGAAAATAAATAAAAAAGCCGTTTATGACGAAGAAGATGAAGGTGATTTTTATAAAGTTCTTTTTGATGATAGTACGGACACCTTTTTCTCAGGAATACAATCAGATGATTATTTAAGAATTTTAACTGAAAAATATATCTAA
- a CDS encoding glycosyltransferase family 2 protein translates to MMELPLVTVVVISYNHSSYIKECLDSIKNQTYSNIQLIVGDDASQDNSVSIFENWLSDNNFLAEKKFHSKNTGLAEMLNECIKLAKGKYIKLIAADDFLHPEAIEKSVDELEKLGDDFGMVFTDTYGVDENSNRIADIADYDSLGNIDKDIFRKQLIKGNRIAALTVVMRKEALTKTGEYKSDFIVEDYFRWLKINALYYIAYIPQKLAYYRIHDSNLSSSKKERIDIETLILQMMFDKDGDVKDKLNGITQKKYIAGEKISSQYIEAYKKYPFNIKRLSIALQYKVPVSLYKFLNKIM, encoded by the coding sequence ATGATGGAGCTTCCCTTAGTAACTGTTGTTGTCATTTCTTATAATCATTCTTCTTATATTAAAGAATGTCTGGACAGTATAAAAAATCAAACGTATAGTAATATCCAATTGATCGTAGGAGATGATGCATCACAAGATAACTCTGTCTCAATCTTTGAAAATTGGTTATCTGATAATAATTTTTTAGCAGAAAAAAAATTTCATTCTAAGAATACGGGTTTGGCAGAGATGCTTAACGAATGTATTAAACTTGCAAAAGGTAAGTATATAAAATTGATTGCTGCTGATGATTTTCTTCACCCTGAAGCTATAGAAAAGAGTGTTGACGAATTAGAAAAATTAGGTGATGATTTTGGAATGGTATTTACAGACACTTATGGAGTAGATGAAAATTCAAATAGGATCGCGGATATTGCAGATTATGATTCTCTTGGGAATATTGATAAAGATATTTTTAGAAAACAGTTAATTAAGGGAAATAGAATAGCAGCTCTGACTGTTGTTATGCGAAAGGAAGCGCTCACAAAAACAGGAGAATATAAATCTGATTTTATTGTAGAGGATTACTTTAGATGGTTAAAGATCAACGCTCTTTACTATATCGCCTATATTCCTCAAAAATTAGCCTATTACAGAATTCATGACTCCAATCTTTCTTCTTCTAAAAAAGAGAGAATTGATATAGAAACCCTAATCCTTCAAATGATGTTTGATAAGGATGGAGATGTAAAAGATAAATTAAATGGTATAACCCAGAAAAAGTATATCGCCGGAGAAAAGATATCTTCACAGTATATTGAAGCTTACAAAAAATATCCTTTTAATATAAAAAGATTAAGTATTGCATTGCAGTATAAAGTTCCGGTGTCTCTCTATAAATTTTTAAATAAAATCATGTAA
- a CDS encoding class I SAM-dependent methyltransferase has product MKILERLKKKLILFSHAGSNYHCPFCGYDSKDLEIVGHDLPVLIEKHVIGGGRRAAGCYKCNSRDRERLLYAFIIKELNLPKNNSILHIAPEPRLSKILLNYNLKEYICGDLFTESYHYPAHVKNINVLNIPYENSYFDMVICNHVLEHIDDDQKAMREILRVLKPGGKAILQVPISKNNLETHEDSTISDPQKRKEFFGQFDHVRLYGQDYVTRLENVGFIVERLNISDKYKKFGVNPEEDIFFCKKEIS; this is encoded by the coding sequence ATGAAAATTTTAGAAAGACTTAAAAAAAAATTAATCCTCTTTTCCCATGCTGGTTCAAATTATCACTGCCCATTCTGCGGTTATGATTCGAAAGACCTGGAAATAGTTGGACATGACTTACCCGTATTAATCGAAAAACATGTCATAGGAGGGGGAAGAAGAGCTGCAGGATGTTATAAATGTAATTCCAGAGACCGGGAAAGACTATTATATGCCTTTATTATTAAAGAATTAAATCTGCCGAAAAACAATAGCATATTGCATATCGCACCAGAGCCCAGACTATCAAAGATCCTTTTGAATTATAATTTAAAAGAATACATTTGCGGAGACCTGTTTACAGAAAGCTATCATTATCCTGCACATGTAAAAAATATCAATGTTTTAAATATCCCTTACGAAAATAGCTATTTTGACATGGTGATTTGCAATCATGTGTTAGAGCATATTGATGATGACCAAAAAGCTATGAGAGAAATTCTAAGAGTATTAAAACCTGGAGGCAAAGCCATTTTACAAGTTCCTATTTCTAAGAATAACCTGGAAACCCATGAAGATTCAACAATTTCCGATCCTCAAAAAAGAAAAGAGTTTTTTGGGCAGTTTGATCATGTAAGGCTTTATGGTCAGGATTATGTTACCCGTTTGGAAAATGTGGGTTTTATCGTAGAACGACTGAATATTTCTGATAAATATAAAAAATTCGGAGTAAATCCTGAAGAAGATATTTTCTTTTGTAAAAAAGAAATTTCATAG
- a CDS encoding glycosyltransferase family 2 protein, whose protein sequence is MDPKISIIVPCYNQAQYLDECLQSVLDQTYQNWECIIVNDGSPDNTEEVVEKWIQKDLRFQYLYKENGGLSSARNAGIEIAKGTWILPLDADDKVSNQYLELAEKEFDKGYTVVYCEAEKFGSEHGKWELPVYSRKTLAVKNMIFCTAFFNRENWVQAGGYDTSLIYGWEDWDFWISILKNGGEVLQLKHIGFFYRIKETSMIKEMTANGDHKKLKTHNIIYRKHIEFFTKELGSFESLYDDNKKLTSENSHLRSLLNSKRYLLANKIFNFFKL, encoded by the coding sequence ATGGATCCAAAAATTTCCATCATCGTTCCTTGTTACAATCAGGCTCAATATCTTGATGAATGCCTTCAATCCGTTCTTGATCAGACTTATCAGAACTGGGAATGCATCATCGTAAATGATGGTTCGCCAGATAACACGGAAGAGGTAGTGGAAAAATGGATTCAGAAAGATCTTCGTTTTCAATATCTTTATAAAGAAAATGGAGGGCTGTCTTCTGCGAGAAATGCCGGAATAGAAATTGCAAAGGGCACTTGGATATTACCTCTGGACGCCGATGATAAAGTAAGCAATCAATATCTGGAATTGGCAGAAAAAGAATTCGACAAAGGATATACTGTCGTTTATTGTGAAGCTGAAAAGTTTGGATCTGAACATGGGAAATGGGAGCTTCCTGTTTACAGCAGGAAAACGCTGGCTGTAAAAAATATGATCTTTTGCACAGCTTTTTTTAACAGAGAAAATTGGGTACAAGCCGGAGGCTATGATACCAGCTTAATTTACGGCTGGGAAGACTGGGATTTTTGGATTTCTATTCTGAAAAATGGTGGAGAAGTACTTCAACTCAAACACATTGGCTTTTTTTATAGGATCAAAGAGACATCCATGATCAAGGAAATGACTGCAAATGGTGATCATAAAAAATTAAAGACTCATAATATCATTTATAGAAAACATATAGAATTTTTTACGAAGGAATTGGGAAGTTTTGAAAGCTTATATGATGACAATAAAAAATTAACTTCGGAAAATAGTCACCTGAGATCCCTTCTAAATAGTAAAAGATATCTTTTAGCAAATAAAATTTTTAATTTTTTCAAGCTATGA
- a CDS encoding glycosyltransferase family 2 protein: MDISICITTYKHERYIKECLESIFAQEFSGTYEIIVCNDNSPDNTESVIQDLINTHPKGDRIKYFNNVPNLGYVKNTLFSFSKASGKYIAILDGDDLWINSSKIQQQFDFLESHSNFSAVGTDSKVIYEDTPTPSHRFSDHPGDELSKDDLTDLKICQTSTFFFRKDILKDDFPTDIISADRCLYLLAGCYGKIKILPEEMSTYRQFSASISKNVTSEVMKKDFAIIPFIKKYNSDYSNLKLNSYFYYTLMSYSNVISKFDFFKASAGYFFYNVLSKFSFTPRKLYHAIKWSQRTIKQKYQIKKQNNSFV, encoded by the coding sequence ATGGACATAAGCATCTGCATTACAACATATAAGCATGAAAGGTATATCAAAGAATGTCTTGAGAGTATTTTCGCTCAGGAATTTTCCGGTACCTACGAAATTATTGTGTGTAATGATAATTCTCCGGATAACACAGAATCTGTAATTCAGGATTTAATCAACACCCACCCAAAAGGAGATCGTATAAAGTATTTTAACAATGTTCCCAATTTAGGATATGTAAAAAATACATTATTCTCTTTTTCAAAAGCTTCAGGAAAATATATCGCTATTTTAGATGGTGATGATCTTTGGATTAATTCTTCAAAAATTCAACAGCAATTTGATTTTTTGGAATCACACTCTAATTTTTCAGCTGTAGGAACGGATTCCAAAGTCATATATGAAGACACCCCTACTCCCAGTCACCGTTTTTCCGATCATCCCGGAGACGAATTATCAAAAGATGATTTAACGGATTTAAAAATATGCCAGACCTCCACTTTCTTTTTCAGAAAGGACATTTTAAAAGATGATTTCCCAACAGACATTATTTCAGCAGACAGATGTCTTTATTTATTAGCAGGCTGCTATGGCAAAATAAAAATACTCCCCGAGGAAATGAGCACTTATAGGCAGTTTAGTGCCAGTATTTCAAAAAATGTAACATCCGAAGTCATGAAAAAGGACTTTGCCATTATTCCATTTATAAAAAAATACAATTCAGATTATAGTAATCTGAAACTTAACAGTTATTTTTATTATACGTTAATGAGTTATTCGAATGTTATTTCTAAGTTTGATTTTTTTAAGGCCAGTGCAGGTTACTTTTTTTATAATGTTTTGTCGAAGTTTTCTTTTACGCCAAGAAAATTATATCATGCTATTAAATGGAGCCAACGTACAATTAAACAAAAATATCAGATAAAAAAACAAAATAATAGTTTTGTATAG